The DNA region AGGTCGTCCAGATCCTTTTCCAGTTCTTCCTGGGGATACGTGCCTGTATCCACAATACTCTGGCACAAGCGTACCGCTGCCCGTGCCGCATACCGCCCCGCTTGTTCATGCTGATACTCAATTACCACCTGATAAACACCGGGTGTGGAGGTTTCGCGGGTGCGTCCAAAGCCCACAGGCATTCCGGCTAATTCCTGAAGTTCCAGAGCCATATGCTCGACAATGTGGCCCATCATGGTTCCTTCCTGCACTCGTCTTAGGAACCCCCCGACACAACCCGGAGAACAGAAGTGTTCAATCAGGCTGGGGAGAACATTCACCAGCCCTTCGTAAAAGCCTGGAATTTGGCTGGAAGGTTTGTCAGCTAAGGCTTCCAGATCCAGACGCATGACGACCAATTTTTGACGACGAATACTCCAGTAGTTGGGCCCACGTAATGTCTGGATCTTCAGTATCTTCATAGCAGTATCTTGATTAGGTTTGAGCGCGTTCAGCACCCACTACACACTCAACGCAAACGTGCAGTTGAAAGTTGGTTTGGAAGCTGGTCTTGGACAGTTATTCAGTGTCATTCTCTAGACAACCCCAAACTGTCCATAATGAACAGTTTTTAGTTCGGTCAGACTTATCAGTCCATTCGACAACAGCATTTGTCTATCTGAAAATTCAAGGTTTCTACAGAGAGAATGATGACTAATCTCGTTCTACCACTTTTGGTGGTGTTCTCGCAGTTAAAAGCTTGTACAGTTAAGCGCTTTCTTCACTAAAAACTTCCAGAGCGAGAATGAACAGGCATACGTTTACGTAGATCATAACGATCGCCGTAAACCAGGATATGCACTTTGAGATTGCAGATACTGAGCGGATCCGTTGCCCCGACATGATGTTGATTGGTATGGGTCATATCCTGCGGATCAATCACCGTGACAGTTCCTTTGCCTAACACCTGCATCAGGCCATCCCCCTCAAACACGGCACAGGTATCCTCATCAATCCCGATGCCAAGGCGATCGGCATGGCCTGCGATTGCACTCATCAATCGAGCCATTCGATTCCGGTTATGGAAGTGCTGATCCACCAGCAGTTCGGGGATGATTCCCAGTCCTGTCGTGATGTCCACCAGCGATCGGTTGGGAGATTCGCCACTACCGCCGCCTGCGATCATGTAATGACCCATGACGGCGGCTCCAGCACTGGTTCCAGCCAGGGTAATTTCTCCCCGTTGTGCCCGCTGCCGGATGGTATTCATCAACAGTGTATCTGCCAGCAGGCCACAGAGACGCAGTTGATCGCCTCCGGTCATAAAGACTCCTGTGCAGTTTTCGGCATAGTTTTGCAGAATGGGATTTTCACAGTGTTCGCGATCGCGAATGTCGAGAATTTCAATCCCCTTCGCTCCCATTTCATTAAAAATTTCTCGATACCGCTCCCCAATCACAGCGGGTTCACGAGACGCAGAGGGAATAATGGCTATGCGGGCATCAGTGGCCCCCGATCGATTGAAAAAGTTCGTCAAAATTTCCCGCCCATGAACTTTATCTTCGGCTCCCCCGATAATCATAATGGCGGTTTTGGTTGATTGAGGCATTTCCTCTCCAAGGAACTGAAACTGTAACTGCGGAGGCCCATTGACTCCAGAAGTGTGATGAAATAGACGCTCCAAAAACTTCGTAACGGAGGTAGGCACACTGCTCTTATTCATGCTCCGCGAGGCTCCCCTGTTGCTTGGCTAGAAGCGTAACCACTGGACAATGCTGACCCTCAGCTAACTACATCATCATTAATTTAAACTACATCTTGGGACTAAACCTTTTCCAAGTCCAGAGCCGCAGTTCCGCTGAAAAGGAAACTTCAGGTTTCTAACTGAACCTGGTTTGGTTTGGGCGATCGACCCAATGCCTTGCAGATTAAATGGCTCTCGAAGCGTGTTACTTGAGAGCTTTTATAAATAATACGCTTAATGACAGATTATTAAAGCTTAAATTAAAGAAGGTAAAGAATTTTCGCCCCTCTATGCGCTTCGACATCATTACCCTGTTTCCCGATTTTTTTACCTCTCCCCTCAATTCAGGATTACTGGGTAAAGCCTTAGCCAGAAATATTGCCGAAGTGCATCTGACGAACCCCCGTGACTTTACCACTGATAAACATCATCGGGTGGATGATGAACCCTATGGCGGCGGAGTTGGGATGCTGATGAAGCCGGAACCCATTTTTGCCGCCGTCGAATCGGTTCCTGTGCTGCCGAGGCGAGAGGTTCTGCTGATGACTCCCCAGGGAGAAACGATGCGTCAGCCGATGTTCCAGCAGTTTGCGGCGAACTATGACCAGTTAGTGATCATTTGCGGACATTATGAAGGGGTGGACGATCGCGTGTTACATCTGGTCACTCGCGAGGTGTCTCTGGGAGATTTTGTCCTGACCTGCGGCGAAATCCCGGCCCTAGCTCTGCTGAACGGGGTAATTCGCCTGCTGCCTGGAACCGTGGGCAAAGAAGCATCCTTAAAAGCTGAAAGCTTTGAAGCAGGCTTGCTGGACTATCCCCAGTACACCCGTCCCCCTGTCTTTCGAGGTTGGTCAGTCCCCGAAGTGCTGCTCTCCGGGAATCACCAGGCGATCGCCCAGTGGCGCAGGGAGCAACAAATGCAGCGGACTCGCGATCGACGACCTGATTTGTATGAGAAATGGTTGGCGGAGAGACAGGATGTGGACGGATAAGGGAGTGGATAGGTAATTGAGGTTATGCTTGACGCTCATTCGTCATCTGCTTCACCATCCCAACCAGTTCGTTGACCGTTCGGCTTTGTTCTGAAATGGTGTTAGTGTTTTGCTGCGCTACTCGCTCCGATCGCTCAACCGTTTGAATCAGTCGATCAAGTGAGACAGCCAGAGTAGCAACTTGATCGGTAAGGGTTTGGAGTTGAGCGTTCATAGCATGATGTTGTGATTCACTTCAGACAGGTCACTTATCATCATTACTTCTCTAAATTCTTTCTTGATTGTTCTTTATACAGCCTTTCGGCTTCCCGTCTTTGATAATCTTCCCCATAACACTATTCACTGTTCATGAGTCACTATTCACTATCCACCATCCACCCACCTCCCTATAATCAGAAAGCAAATTCTGCACACACGACTGAGGGTAATTCATGGCTGGGATTCGGATTGGGAATGGCTACGATATTCATCGATTGGTGCCGGAGCGTCCCTTGATTTTGGGTGGAGTGAAAATTGAGCATTCCTTGGGACTGTTGGGGCACAGCGATGCAGATGTCTTGACCCACGCCATTATGGATGCCATGTTAGGGGCGCTCAGCCTGGGAGATATCGGGCATTACTTCCCACCAACCGATCCGCAGTGGAAGGGGGCCGATAGCCTGAAGTTGTTGGAACAGGTCGATCGCCTGATTCAGGAAAAAGGCTGGCAGATCAGCAATATTGATTCGGTGATTGTGGCGGAACGGCCCAAGCTGAAGCCTCACATTCCGGCGATGCGCGATCGCCTATCTACGATCCTCAAACTACAACCGGATCAAGTCGGCATTAAAGCGACGACGAATGAAAAATTGGATGCCACCGGGCGGGAAGAAGGAATTGCGGCCTACGCGGTGGTGTTGTTGGCGGAGATCAGGGATTAGGGATTAGGGGATGGGGTCAGAAGGAGGGAATGGTCAAGAAAGGTGGTGAGTGGGGTGATGATTAGCATCCCATCATCTCCCCATCTTCCTCATCTACTCATCCATCCCTTTACCCAATTCGCTTTCACTAATCACCCACCTCGGTTAACTCAAGCTTTCAACCTGCCACCTAGAATGGGATTACTCAACAATCAGTAGACGTACTTATGACTTCTGTTGTAACCCATCCTCAGACAGCCGAAGTTTTTTATCCCAGTTCGGATGGTGAACCCTTGGCAGAAACGTCTGTTCATGTCGATGCCATGATCAATGCGGTGGTTGCCCTGCGTCAGTATCTGGCCGGACAGCAGGCGATCGTGTTGGCAGATCAATTCCTCTACTATGCTCAGGGCTATCCCAAGCTGCGGGTGGCACCGGATGTGATGGTAATTCTTAACGTTCCCCCAGGGCCACGGGACAACTACAAGACCTGGGAAGAGGGCCAGCTTCCGGTGGTGATCTTTGAAATAACTTCTGAGAGCACGAAAGATCAGGATCAAACCTATAAGAAGACCTTGTATGAACA from Leptodesmis sichuanensis A121 includes:
- a CDS encoding cyanophycinase gives rise to the protein MPQSTKTAIMIIGGAEDKVHGREILTNFFNRSGATDARIAIIPSASREPAVIGERYREIFNEMGAKGIEILDIRDREHCENPILQNYAENCTGVFMTGGDQLRLCGLLADTLLMNTIRQRAQRGEITLAGTSAGAAVMGHYMIAGGGSGESPNRSLVDITTGLGIIPELLVDQHFHNRNRMARLMSAIAGHADRLGIGIDEDTCAVFEGDGLMQVLGKGTVTVIDPQDMTHTNQHHVGATDPLSICNLKVHILVYGDRYDLRKRMPVHSRSGSF
- the ispF gene encoding 2-C-methyl-D-erythritol 2,4-cyclodiphosphate synthase is translated as MAGIRIGNGYDIHRLVPERPLILGGVKIEHSLGLLGHSDADVLTHAIMDAMLGALSLGDIGHYFPPTDPQWKGADSLKLLEQVDRLIQEKGWQISNIDSVIVAERPKLKPHIPAMRDRLSTILKLQPDQVGIKATTNEKLDATGREEGIAAYAVVLLAEIRD
- the trmD gene encoding tRNA (guanosine(37)-N1)-methyltransferase TrmD, with product MRFDIITLFPDFFTSPLNSGLLGKALARNIAEVHLTNPRDFTTDKHHRVDDEPYGGGVGMLMKPEPIFAAVESVPVLPRREVLLMTPQGETMRQPMFQQFAANYDQLVIICGHYEGVDDRVLHLVTREVSLGDFVLTCGEIPALALLNGVIRLLPGTVGKEASLKAESFEAGLLDYPQYTRPPVFRGWSVPEVLLSGNHQAIAQWRREQQMQRTRDRRPDLYEKWLAERQDVDG